In Humulus lupulus chromosome 7, drHumLupu1.1, whole genome shotgun sequence, the following are encoded in one genomic region:
- the LOC133791907 gene encoding uncharacterized protein LOC133791907 — MEVNQIINRALNEIASGMLTMTASWRCSGALIAQFKPFEARHAEELKTTKAKHIKQLEAAEKTNTGLLEQKDKLAEELKQHQAALTQAIEAKEKFKKASLINFKEASKLQDDLVISIKETEGLEECIKELEEINASNLERYKGATFNYFYAFWKHNREADFSYLSERMRQSEINRCLAWLEEEERAKIPASPEISLATGIDGVEEEIGASFDQQTPQDPPAS, encoded by the exons ATGGAGGTCAACCAGATAATTAACCGTGCGTTGAATgaaatagccagt GGAATGTTAACTATGACCGCCAGCTGGCGCTGCTCGGGAGCCTTGATCGCTCAATTCAAACCGTTCGAGGCTAGACATGCTGAGGAGCTCAAGACAACCAAGGCCAAACATATCAAGCAGCTCGAAGCAGCCGAGAAGACAAACACTGGACTGCTCGAACAGAAGGACAAGCtggccgaagagctgaaacagcaCCAAGCTGCCTTGACCCAAGCCATTGAAGCTAAAGAGAAGTTCAAGAAGGCTTCTTTGATTAATTTCAAGGAAGCCTCTAAGCTTCAAGATGATTTGGTCATCAGCATAAAGGAGACTGAGGGGTTGGAGGAGtgcatcaaagagctcgaggagatcAATGCTAGCAATTTGGAGAGGTATAAGGGTGCCACCTTCAACTACTTCTACGcgttctggaagcataaccgtGAGGCAGACTTCAGCTATCTCTCTGAACGCATGAGGCAATCTGAAATAAACAGGTGCCTTGCTTGGCTTGAAGAAGAGGAGAGAGCGAAAATCCCAGCCtcccccgaaatctccttggctacgGGCATTGATGGCGTGGAAGAGGAAATTGGGGCCTCATTCGACCAGCaaactcctcaagaccctcctgcttcaTAA